A portion of the Bacteroidales bacterium genome contains these proteins:
- a CDS encoding flippase encodes MQIKKKIQKYSKSKLARGSTAFLIMKLAGMAFGYVNIIIISKYFGTSALGIFSYIISILTLTGAFISVGIPMTTLRFASKFKAKKEFGKIKSYYYQAIQIIFVPGIILSLLFFFFPDFIAGNIFNKPENAFYIKLFAFILIPISIKNINAQFVRAFEKIGQFGFLSFFITPFTVIFLILIIFFTNNRAEGTPISLHFISLLILFIISLFLVFFLKNWKTAGIIEKVKIKEILKVSVPMLFVVISGAIIKWSDKIILGYYVSNADIGIYHAMYRTAILLNIILLAVNSGLAPRFSELTEKNNFKKIKQLIHKSTRIITLFTFTIFLLMIIFAKYIVGFILDTELEKGLYVLYILAAGQMISAWSGPVGIFLLMSGNEKINQNTSIILAIFFILLNIILVYFFGIIGSAIAVSSVMIIRNFIYVIIIKRKYNILFLYIPKPIKNILKLG; translated from the coding sequence ATGCAAATAAAAAAAAAGATACAAAAATATTCCAAAAGTAAATTAGCAAGAGGAAGTACAGCTTTTTTAATAATGAAACTTGCCGGAATGGCTTTTGGCTATGTAAATATTATTATTATTTCAAAATATTTCGGCACATCAGCACTCGGCATATTTTCATATATCATTTCAATTTTAACATTGACCGGAGCTTTTATTTCTGTCGGAATACCAATGACTACTTTAAGATTTGCTTCAAAATTCAAAGCAAAAAAAGAATTCGGCAAGATAAAATCATATTATTATCAGGCAATACAAATTATTTTCGTTCCGGGAATTATACTATCCTTATTATTTTTCTTTTTCCCTGATTTTATTGCCGGAAATATCTTTAATAAACCTGAAAATGCTTTTTATATTAAACTATTTGCATTTATTTTAATCCCAATTTCTATTAAGAATATCAATGCACAATTCGTTAGAGCTTTTGAAAAAATTGGGCAATTCGGATTTTTAAGCTTTTTTATCACTCCGTTTACTGTTATCTTTCTCATTTTAATAATCTTTTTTACAAATAACAGAGCTGAAGGAACACCAATTTCTTTACACTTTATCAGTTTACTTATTTTGTTTATTATTAGTCTGTTTTTAGTTTTTTTTCTTAAAAATTGGAAGACAGCCGGGATAATCGAAAAAGTAAAAATAAAAGAAATATTAAAAGTTTCTGTTCCAATGCTGTTTGTAGTTATTTCCGGTGCAATTATAAAATGGTCTGATAAAATTATTCTGGGATATTATGTTTCAAATGCCGATATCGGTATCTATCATGCTATGTACAGAACTGCAATTTTGCTGAATATTATACTACTTGCCGTTAATTCCGGACTTGCTCCGCGTTTTTCCGAATTAACAGAAAAGAATAATTTTAAGAAAATAAAGCAACTTATTCATAAATCAACGAGGATTATTACCTTATTTACTTTCACTATATTTTTATTAATGATTATTTTTGCAAAATATATTGTAGGTTTTATTTTAGACACCGAACTTGAAAAAGGATTATATGTTTTATATATTCTTGCGGCAGGACAAATGATTAGTGCATGGTCGGGTCCGGTAGGTATATTTTTACTTATGTCCGGAAACGAAAAAATAAATCAAAATACAAGTATTATTCTTGCAATTTTTTTTATTTTACTTAATATTATTCTTGTATATTTTTTCGGAATAATTGGCTCGGCAATTGCCGTAAGTTCAGTAATGATAATAAGAAATTTTATTTATGTAATAATTATAAAAAGAAAATACAACATTCTTTTTTTATATATACCAAAACCAATAAAAAACATCTTGAAATTAGGATAA
- a CDS encoding sugar transferase gives MLKENERLYNNVLALFDVLLSLFAFVFAYYIRVFTVAKSLMYPEQYLTLGLLIIPVWFILVKVINLQSGQRVKAYSVVLIEYGIIIITGVSILFISIFLFKLDNISRIAILIFGITDFLFLFTARVFFYKIVKRKAIKGKNIKNVILIADETSVKFIEKIIHGKQWGYKIFSIISDSDIITKKYCEYYKIQNNTTDIDKIIEKNAIDEIIYCKNEINTHEVRNLIYSCEEIGVTLQMQSEFFSLIASKSHVNYFEETPVMSFSTTPTDYFALTVKTVIDYIISSFALLFFSPFLITIGIIIKIESKGPVFFKQKRVGLRGRMFAMYKFRTMVKNADELKQNLQDKNEADGPVFKIKNDPRITRFGAFLRKTSLDEFPQFFNVLSGDMSIVGPRPPVKEETEQYERHQLRRLSMKPGITCIWQVSGRNEISFEDWMKMDLQYIDNWSLKFDLILILKTINAIFRRTGY, from the coding sequence ATGTTAAAAGAAAACGAAAGATTATATAATAACGTATTAGCATTATTTGATGTATTATTATCCTTATTTGCTTTTGTTTTTGCATATTACATACGAGTATTTACTGTTGCAAAATCATTAATGTATCCGGAACAATATCTTACTCTCGGCTTATTAATAATACCTGTTTGGTTTATTTTGGTTAAAGTAATAAATCTGCAAAGCGGACAAAGAGTAAAAGCATATTCCGTTGTGTTGATTGAATACGGAATCATCATTATCACAGGAGTTTCCATACTTTTTATTTCAATATTTCTTTTTAAACTTGATAATATCAGCCGTATAGCGATTTTAATTTTCGGTATTACAGATTTTTTATTTCTTTTTACTGCAAGAGTTTTTTTTTACAAGATTGTTAAGAGAAAAGCAATTAAAGGCAAAAATATTAAGAATGTTATTTTGATTGCTGATGAAACTTCAGTTAAATTTATTGAAAAAATCATTCACGGCAAACAATGGGGATATAAAATATTCTCAATTATTTCAGATTCTGATATAATAACAAAAAAATACTGTGAATATTACAAAATACAAAATAACACCACTGACATAGATAAAATTATTGAAAAAAATGCAATAGATGAAATTATATATTGCAAGAATGAAATAAATACACACGAAGTACGAAATCTGATATATTCGTGTGAAGAGATTGGTGTTACTTTACAAATGCAATCAGAATTTTTCAGCCTTATAGCATCAAAATCTCATGTTAACTATTTTGAGGAAACTCCTGTTATGTCTTTTTCAACTACTCCAACCGATTATTTTGCATTAACTGTAAAAACTGTTATAGATTATATTATTTCATCGTTTGCACTTCTATTTTTTTCTCCGTTCTTAATCACAATAGGTATTATAATAAAAATCGAATCAAAAGGGCCTGTTTTCTTTAAACAAAAAAGAGTAGGACTTCGGGGCAGGATGTTTGCTATGTATAAATTCCGTACAATGGTAAAAAATGCAGATGAACTAAAACAAAACCTGCAAGACAAAAATGAAGCAGACGGACCTGTATTTAAAATAAAGAACGACCCGCGGATAACTCGTTTCGGTGCTTTTTTGCGAAAAACAAGTTTAGATGAATTTCCGCAATTTTTTAATGTTTTATCAGGTGATATGTCAATAGTAGGACCTCGACCGCCTGTAAAGGAAGAAACAGAACAATATGAACGACATCAATTAAGACGACTTTCAATGAAACCGGGCATTACATGTATTTGGCAAGTATCAGGGAGAAATGAAATCAGCTTTGAGGATTGGATGAAAATGGATTTGCAATATATTGACAACTGGTCGTTAAAATTTGATTTGATTTTAATACTAAAAACAATTAATGCAATTTTCAGAAGAACAGGATACTAA
- a CDS encoding sulfotransferase domain-containing protein has translation MNKPTFLGVGTQKAGTTSMYSILRNHPQIFLPETKEIHYFDKYYHKPVEWYLRYFDKATNENAIGEITTNYIYDKPAPERIFNILGKNIKLIFILRNPADRAFSNYKMNIERQNETLTFKKVIERDLIQIKKKIDYNTEFHYIKRGFYVDQIKRYLKLFNRNNMLILLFEEDIIKNRKKTFEKIYDFLDVDILDLPVNVKITPNTKYKSKKFNKILNTSHPINQFAKKLIPSQKTRTNIKYLFTKLNQKPVAQKSELEEIRAMLINNIYKSSILELQDLTGKDLSDWLII, from the coding sequence ATGAATAAACCAACTTTTTTGGGAGTAGGTACACAAAAAGCAGGAACTACCTCAATGTATAGTATTTTAAGAAACCATCCACAAATATTCTTACCTGAAACCAAAGAAATACATTACTTTGACAAATATTATCATAAACCTGTAGAATGGTATTTAAGGTACTTTGATAAAGCCACGAATGAAAATGCTATTGGAGAAATTACTACAAACTATATTTATGATAAACCGGCTCCCGAAAGAATATTTAATATTCTCGGAAAAAATATAAAATTAATCTTTATATTGAGAAATCCCGCCGACAGGGCCTTCTCAAATTATAAGATGAATATTGAGAGACAAAATGAAACACTCACATTTAAAAAGGTTATTGAAAGAGATTTAATTCAAATAAAGAAAAAAATTGACTATAATACTGAATTCCATTATATAAAAAGAGGCTTCTATGTTGACCAAATAAAACGTTATCTAAAGCTTTTTAATCGAAACAATATGTTAATCCTTCTTTTTGAAGAAGATATTATTAAAAACCGTAAGAAAACCTTTGAAAAAATTTATGATTTTTTGGATGTTGATATATTAGATTTACCTGTTAATGTTAAAATTACACCAAACACAAAATATAAGAGTAAAAAGTTTAATAAAATTCTTAATACATCTCATCCAATAAATCAATTTGCGAAAAAGTTGATTCCAAGTCAAAAAACAAGAACAAATATAAAATATTTGTTTACAAAGCTAAACCAGAAGCCGGTAGCACAAAAGTCTGAACTTGAAGAAATTAGGGCAATGTTAATAAATAATATTTACAAAAGCAGCATATTGGAACTTCAAGATTTGACAGGTAAAGATTTAAGTGATTGGTTAATAATATAA
- a CDS encoding DUF1972 domain-containing protein gives MNLKIGIIGTRGIPNNYGGFEQFAQYLSKGLLKKGCDVYVYNSHNHPYREHQWEGVNIIHKYDPEYLIGLSGQFIYDFNCILDSRKRNFDIILQLGYTTNSVWHFLLPRKGIRICNPDGMEWKRAKYPKPVKKFLKFAEKLAVKSNRALIADSRAIRDYYIKNYKKDTYYSAYPAEIFENPNQDILSKYELEPYKYNMLIARLQEDNNIETIIQGTIASDIDFPLLIIGNHENKYGKYLQKKFDDRRIVFINAVYNIQILNNLRFFSNIYFHGHSAGGTNPSLLEAMASSALITAHNNPFNKDVLKENAFYFNNSDEIAELLNSGIQKKDYNNKIERNIKEIKENYGIQKIINEYYSVFEKYINLQEQF, from the coding sequence TTGAATCTTAAAATAGGCATAATAGGAACCAGAGGCATCCCCAATAATTATGGTGGATTTGAACAATTTGCACAATATCTCTCAAAGGGATTGCTCAAAAAAGGATGTGATGTTTATGTTTATAATTCTCATAATCATCCCTATAGAGAACATCAATGGGAAGGTGTTAATATCATTCACAAATACGACCCGGAATATTTAATCGGATTGTCAGGGCAATTTATTTATGATTTTAATTGCATACTCGACAGCAGAAAAAGAAATTTCGATATTATTCTGCAGCTTGGTTATACAACAAATTCTGTGTGGCATTTTTTATTACCCCGAAAAGGAATTAGGATTTGTAATCCTGACGGTATGGAATGGAAAAGAGCTAAATATCCTAAACCGGTTAAAAAATTCCTGAAATTTGCCGAAAAACTTGCCGTAAAAAGTAATCGTGCCCTAATTGCCGATTCAAGAGCAATAAGAGATTATTATATAAAAAATTACAAAAAAGATACCTATTATTCTGCATATCCGGCAGAGATTTTTGAAAATCCTAATCAAGATATATTATCAAAATATGAACTTGAACCTTATAAATATAATATGCTTATTGCTCGTTTACAGGAAGATAATAATATTGAAACAATTATACAAGGGACTATTGCATCAGATATTGATTTTCCGCTATTAATTATAGGAAACCATGAAAATAAATACGGTAAATATTTGCAAAAAAAATTTGATGACAGAAGAATAGTTTTCATAAATGCTGTTTATAATATTCAAATTCTTAATAATTTACGTTTTTTTTCAAACATATATTTTCACGGGCATTCAGCCGGCGGTACAAATCCTTCGCTCTTGGAAGCGATGGCAAGTTCTGCTTTGATAACGGCTCATAACAATCCTTTTAACAAAGATGTATTAAAAGAAAATGCTTTTTATTTTAATAATAGTGATGAAATTGCCGAATTGTTAAATTCCGGCATACAAAAAAAAGATTACAATAATAAAATTGAAAGAAATATAAAAGAAATAAAAGAAAACTACGGAATTCAAAAGATAATAAACGAATATTATTCAGTATTTGAAAAATATATCAATTTACAGGAACAATTTTAA
- a CDS encoding sulfotransferase, translating into MNPIFIIGIAGRSGTHYIRQLLRRHPSIGKSILNREDHFVSELNYLDLYVKNVTYYWKRDNKEHEENIKNKLKIGLGKGILSFVPTEKDKKYFLLNTPYTNNIHLFPEFFPNEKIIIITRNAKDLVESGVRSKFWNYEEGLELWNRSAKRIIEFQKKSEFQIKIVKYEDLFSNTKNQLEDIFNYLEINASDYPYEEINKIPIQGSSDGKNETNKWEYKRIEKNDNFKPLERSENWSLLRKWRFNRKCGNYSVLLNYEREVINYKLAYILINSLFDVFLCIFKIKLFLKHIIIKLIARKQIGFK; encoded by the coding sequence ATGAACCCAATTTTTATAATAGGAATAGCCGGAAGAAGCGGAACTCATTATATTAGGCAACTTTTAAGAAGACACCCTTCAATTGGTAAAAGCATTTTAAACAGAGAAGATCATTTTGTTTCGGAATTAAACTATTTGGATTTATATGTTAAAAATGTTACATATTATTGGAAACGCGACAATAAAGAACATGAAGAAAATATAAAAAACAAATTAAAAATCGGACTTGGAAAAGGCATTTTAAGTTTTGTTCCTACTGAAAAAGACAAAAAGTATTTTTTACTGAATACTCCTTATACAAATAATATTCATTTGTTTCCTGAATTTTTCCCAAACGAAAAAATAATAATTATCACAAGAAATGCAAAAGATCTTGTTGAATCAGGTGTAAGAAGCAAATTTTGGAACTATGAAGAAGGCTTGGAACTATGGAACAGAAGTGCTAAACGAATTATTGAATTTCAAAAAAAATCTGAATTCCAAATAAAAATTGTAAAATATGAGGATTTATTCAGCAATACAAAAAATCAACTTGAAGATATTTTTAATTATTTAGAAATAAATGCTTCCGATTATCCTTATGAAGAAATTAATAAAATACCAATTCAGGGTTCATCAGACGGAAAAAACGAAACTAACAAATGGGAATATAAAAGAATTGAAAAAAACGATAATTTTAAGCCTCTTGAAAGATCTGAAAATTGGAGTTTGTTGAGAAAATGGCGTTTTAACCGGAAGTGTGGCAATTACTCCGTCCTTTTGAATTATGAAAGAGAAGTAATAAATTATAAGCTTGCATATATTTTAATAAATTCACTTTTTGATGTTTTTTTATGTATTTTTAAAATTAAATTGTTTTTAAAACACATAATTATTAAACTTATTGCACGAAAACAAATAGGTTTTAAATGA